The sequence below is a genomic window from Brettanomyces bruxellensis chromosome 9, complete sequence.
ACATATCCAAGCTGTTCTTTAGTTCTTAACCTGTCGAAAAATGGTTCATGCAAAATTTGAGCTATCAACTCTGCCATTACTCTGTTCGGGGCGTCCGAAATCATTCCTAGTTGTATGTAAACCTCAATACAAGAATTCACATTTTCAGGATCATCATTCTCCTTCAAATAATGGAACGCTTTTCCATCCGGCAAATTCAACGATCTACCTCTAGTATATTGCGATCTGCTCAAACTTACAGACTTTTGAAGTTTTGAAGAAACCATCCGACTTAAATCTTTTGCAGACTTCTTATCGTAGTTTCCAACAACCAATGTTTCAACAAAGCAAGTACTAAACAAGCTACTCACATAACTTCTTAGGTTTTCGAATGTGACTGCAGAGTATATCTCTAACTGGTCATCGACAAGCCAAGAGTTTTCATtgattaaagaagaaatcatAGGACCAACCTGATTATAGGGAACGGTGTAGCcaaaattcttcaaatttttgagTAACTTTTCTCTCAAAACATGGAATCTTGCTCTTCTAGTTTCATTCCACATTATATCTTCCAATGAAGGATCACTGAATTTAACCAATCTATCTACCAACGTTTCAAGCAAAATCTCCAACTTATCAGAAAAGCCACCAATCTCAAGACTAATTCCGTCTCTGGCAATTTCAAACTCATGCGACAACCCGGAAATTGATGCTAAATAAGAAATACTGTTTAAATCATCATCTAACACATCtagaaacaaagaaagtaaaaCAGATTTTAGTGGCGTTGATGTAGCGCCGGGAATATTAAACTTAAACTTGAGAGCAGATCTTGGGCCCCCCAATTTTGTATCAAATCTATACCAAatcttgttctttttgtCAGCATCAACAAGTTTTGGATATTTGAAATCCATTTCATCTCCACTAGCtaaattgaaatttgtgGGGATAAACTTATTCTTAGGTGGCAATGTGTAAACAGGATCAAGATGTTCACCTTCATAATATATCTCTTTTACTTCATTCACGAGCGAACTGGATAGTTTATCTATACGATAATTTGTCCCATACCACCTTTCTTTACagatttccattttttggtCTTCAAAACTTTCTTTAGCAACAAGCAGCACTTTAAAATTCGAGGGATTCAAGTACGAAGTATACCTTGAAATTAAATCAGGATCATATTCACGAACAACTGACAAACTTAAAAAATGCTCCGGAGGAATAATACCAGTCTCCAAATTTCCGTTTTCAGAGATATCTTCCTTTGGATCAGAAAGTCCGGTTTTGTAGAAATTTAAACTATGCAAATTGGAAGCCAATTTAGAAACAGTTGAACTAGCACCATACTTTTGTctgaatttgaaattgaattcAGACTGATCCTTGATCTCCTTGTAAATCCATTCTTTGGGTCCGTTCATTTGCAACATCTTCACATATTTGAAGACATCTTTTATAATATCATCAACGTGACTAATACCTTCTTTCGTCAGATCTACATCAATTTCAAACTCGGCAAATCCACTTGAAAGAGTCATAGCACCTGCACTTAAGCCAGTGGcccattttttctccttaaAATTATAAAGGAGAGAGCCCTTGGATTCATGACCTAGAAGATGTGATAAATATCTACTTGGAATATATTTCCAATAAGGATCTGTATCCGGGACCGGAAAGGTTAACTCTAACGCACGCATTTCACGAATTGGTTTGGCTTTAACAATAATCGAGCCATCGAATTGGCAGTTTTTGAAAGGTGAACTTTTGTAGATCGGCCTTCTGAGATCCTTATTTACTGCCGGAGAAAACATATCAACTGCCCAATTGGTTAAAGTTTCAAGTGGCTCATTAGAAAGAACAACTAAACGCATTAGATTTGCTGAATATTTGCTACTATGATATTTGAGCAACTCTTGACGAACATCAATATCATTCTTGGCTGGTATCTCTCCCAAGGTTGATTTATTACCGGTAGAGAAACCATTAAAAGGGTGCTTTTCGTTGGTCAAAGATTTAGAAAGTTGATATAATCTCCAGCTATCGTTCTCcaaattcttcttgttctcAGAATCAACAGCATTGATTTCCCTATCTTTACCGCTGGATGAAAAAAGGGGACAAATAAAGAACTGGGCAAATCGGTCCAATGCACCTTTCAGCGCTTCATTGGCAAcctcaaaataaaaatttgtgTGTAGAGATGAAGTATACGCATTTGAGAAGCCAGAATGGCTCGAAAGATACGAGCTGTACTCATTTTCGGAAGGATACTTTTTCGTGCCCATAAATAGCAAATGCTCACAGAAATGAGCTAAACCGGGAAGATTCTTTGGATCATGAAAAGCTCCAGCATTCACATCTAAAGCAGCTGCAGATTTATCTGTCTCCGGATCGTGTATCAAAAGTGCAACCATTTTATTCGGGAGTTGAATTAACTGATACTTCCTGTCATCAATTACAGGTTGATCTAGATGATCAGAAATGACCGTGTAAGGATGATTATTTGGTGTAACCATTGTGGAGACTGTACGTTTAGGTGAAAGAAACTGTAGGAAAAACGCtagaatcaagaaaataccGTAGAATAGGGATGTTAGCATATAACTGGTTAGGAAACGTGAATCTTGACCTCTCAGACTGAATGTCAATTTACATACGTCTCAATTTCAATAACTGAAAAGCGTGCAACGAGAGCTGTTTCATTTATCTTTACACAATAGATGAAAACTGTGTAGCAAGATAAAAGGAAGAATACACCAGGGTAGCAAATTAATCGAGGGAATTTGAGAGAAGAGGAAGTATACATTCGATTATAGTAGGAATAACAACCCCGACAACATTTGAAGGGGGACTGAGCGCGGGGatccaaaaaagaagaagaaaaaataagccCGGCCAGTTGGGTCAATTTCTGACGAATGGATAAAGGAAAGGCGtagagaaaaaaacaagtcaAGTAACGCTGTATATGACTTAAAATTACCTTTATGACGCAACTTACTGGAGAAATGATATACTACACCGTAGTAACGAAGAAATAttacttattttattaataaaGTAGCGAAAAACGACTGGAACAATTAGATTAAAGACAACGTTTTAATTCATGTTCTAATAAAGCTTACAACTCTCATTTGTACATTCTAAACCGTTGCTACATATTCTTTATCATACCGCAAAGTCTCGTTATTTAAAGCCGAGagctttttcaaatatgtGTACTTGTCTccttttatcatttttccaATCCATTTTGCCTTATTATTGACAATTGCAATGCTCATCTGTTCGAGCACAGATTGTACGGTAAAATTGCATTCTCTTGGAAATCAGTTGTCAgattaaaaatattattgcATCTATAGTGTGGATTATATGTCCAAATCTGCAAGTTGGACGCAATCAAAGAATAGCAAAGGATGAATAAGATTTAGTTTCAATAATACCTTGGGTGGAAGCAAATAAACAGCAACAAAAATGCTTATCAAATGTAGTACTACACAGTATCATCATCGAACTGCCATTTGCTCATCAATGGGTTAGAAGGAGCAATACGACAatattcatcatcatccacagGTCGTGAATTAACACTATTACCCGAGAGCATACTTTGAATTGACAATCCGATACTGTTGAGAGTATTTGCAGGGGACCAACCGTCATACAATATATTCAAGCAAATGTGCCCATTTGAGTATATGTGTGGATGCACTGGGATTGGATATTTAGTATGTGTAAATTTGTCGTAGGATATGAATTTTACTTCTGGCGGATCAAATGGATATGTTGAGGATGGCTTCACCAAGAGTCTATACACCTGACTTTTAGGGTATATATCTGGGTTATCCAAAACACTGATGTCAATGTAAATGATTCTCATATCATCCTGAACTGGTTGGAGCAATTTCAAGCCTGCCGATGAGTCGAATGCTCGAATCTCCTTAAAAAGTCGTTTTAGTGCTGTGCGTCGTAATTCTGAAGATCCCATGTTGTATACAATGTAAACCAAAGGATCTCAAAAATGCCGATAAACATGAAATCTGCGTAAGCTCGTAGGAGTATTAAAGTACACGGGCACAAACCTGCAAAACCCCGCTGCTATCCAgagaaatttatcaatCCTAAAATACAAAGGAAATGACCTCAGTACACCATAAAAGAGAAGATCGATTTTCATCGACATCCGATCACcacaaaaaagtatttttaGAAGCAGAACACAATTTACGAAATTTCACGCACTGAAGGCTagaatatttgaattcGATGCAACCCGTACacagcacaaaaaaaaagcatcatcaGGATGAATCGTTGCTGAAAACAGGGAAATCCTAAATATAGCAGGAGTAAAAACTGATTCCGCACCTATTGCTAtggggaaaatttttttattctttctcGAAAAAATGTCAACATTGAATATCAGCAGTATTCGGGATTGTTTACTTGAAACcaaaatttatattttctccTTCCCCTTCACATTCTGAAAATAAGGTGCAAAATTTAGAAACAAGTGCACCTTTAAAGCTTGAACCCTCGAAGCTAAAATATCCTAGACTTCTTTaccacctttttttttctttccctctATTTTGCCtcctttcttctcctccatCTAGGTTTTGCAGGTTTAAAGGGCAATCATTTTTTGCAGTTAACAGATCATCATGAAGTCTACCACATTCGTTTTATCGGCCGCTTTGTTGACCTCATACATTGCTCCAGCTTTGGCTGACACTCCTCCAGCATGTGTTTTGGCTTGTGCTGAGAAGGTCGTGAAGAATTCTTCAACATGCCCAACTCTTAATGAGGTCGAGTGTGTTTCCGATAAGGAATACAGCAAGTTCCAGAGTTGTCTTTCTTCTATTTGCCCAAGCAGCGTTGCAAGTGATGCTGAGTCTTACTTCAAGTCTCTAGCTTCGTCTTACGGTGCTTCGGCATCCGGAAGTGCTTCATCAAGTGCCTCCGCCTCATCATCCGAGtcatcatcagcatcaGCATCAGCATCAGCATCaggatcatcatcatcagcatcaGAAACAGCATCTTCCGCTGCAGGAGCTTCCAGCTCTTCCGATGTCTCAGCTTCATACATTGAGAGTAACGGCACTGAAACTCTTACAAGTACCACTTGCCCAGAGTCTACCACAACTGCCGTTGCAACATCTTCTGTCGCTCTTACTTCAGCCACTTCTTCGGAGGCTGCAGCTGCAACTACTGAGGCTACTACTGAGGCTACAACATCTGCTGTTCCAACTGTGTCTGCTGCCAACATTGCACCTGCAGCTAATGTTGCTTCTGGTGCTGCAGTTGCTGCAATTGCCGCAGCTGTCTTTGCACTCATGTAAGTTTGACGTTTACACACTTGCAcacttctttttattaGCAAGCAACTAAGGCATGCTTCGGATTGCCATTCATATTAGAGGCCTTCTGGGGTTGATACCCAACATacgtttttatttttttttttaaactttCGCTCTTCTGCTGTCTTTATCTATTTCGTGGAGACGACGAGCAAGCATTATTGTTGTtacttttcatttcatttcgtTTCACTACTATTCTTTTTGTTAATAttatacataataaaaataacagTTATGCAGTAGAAAATGCAATCCGTCACTCATATGTGTATTTGTGCATCTTTATGGTGTGAATTGCATACACTTGTGATGTGTTTGTTACCTCCAAAGTTTGTGCCATTTCTACGCATaataattttgaattgggaacgaacaaaaaaaagacaataTTTAGCGCTAAAAAAATAGGtcaggaaaaataaataaagtcCAAGGTTTAATTTAATGTAAACAAAACAGGACGTCTGAAGCCTTAACAACCTTGCTTGCTTTGTCTTGGATAATATCAACCTTTTAACTTTGGCTCGAACGAAATTGCTttaatatacaaaaatatccaTCCTTTACCCAGGTATTTCGTGCTGGAATAAGACTGACTccaaataaaggaaaataacaaaaaaaacactTCTTACAGGATGCTCGACGCGCTACCTTTAGACCAATACAAAACAAACTACAGGGATATCATTCATGACCAGCCTTTAGAGTATGGAAATATGAAAGGGTTGGTTCTTGACAAAGACAGATTTCGTAGGGATTTTGATGACTTTGATGTGTTATTGAGAAAAAATGTTCCTGCTAAGTATAAAGGGTATT
It includes:
- a CDS encoding uncharacterized protein (MEROPS:MER0001218) encodes the protein MVTPNNHPYTVISDHLDQPVIDDRKYQLIQLPNKMVALLIHDPETDKSAAALDVNAGAFHDPKNLPGLAHFCEHLLFMGTKKYPSENEYSSYLSSHSGFSNAYTSSLHTNFYFEVANEALKGALDRFAQFFICPLFSSSGKDREINAVDSENKKNLENDSWRLYQLSKSLTNEKHPFNGFSTGNKSTLGEIPAKNDIDVRQELLKYHSSKYSANLMRLVVLSNEPLETLTNWAVDMFSPAVNKDLRRPIYKSSPFKNCQFDGSIIVKAKPIREMRALELTFPVPDTDPYWKYIPSRYLSHLLGHESKGSLLYNFKEKKWATGLSAGAMTLSSGFAEFEIDVDLTKEGISHVDDIIKDVFKYVKMLQMNGPKEWIYKEIKDQSEFNFKFRQKYGASSTVSKLASNLHSLNFYKTGLSDPKEDISENGNLETGIIPPEHFLSLSVVREYDPDLISRYTSYLNPSNFKVLLVAKESFEDQKMEICKERWYGTNYRIDKLSSSLVNEVKEIYYEGEHLDPVYTLPPKNKFIPTNFNLASGDEMDFKYPKLVDADKKNKIWYRFDTKLGGPRSALKFKFNIPGATSTPLKSVLLSLFLDVLDDDLNSISYLASISGLSHEFEIARDGISLEIGGFSDKLEILLETLVDRLVKFSDPSLEDIMWNETRRARFHVLREKLLKNLKNFGYTVPYNQVGPMISSLINENSWLVDDQLEIYSAVTFENLRSYVSSLFSTCFVETLVVGNYDKKSAKDLSRMVSSKLQKSVSLSRSQYTRGRSLNLPDGKAFHYLKENDDPENVNSCIEVYIQLGMISDAPNRVMAELIAQILHEPFFDRLRTKEQLGYVVFSGIRETRTTFGLRFLIQSERPTGYLYMRIKQFIAKESRKLALLSEEDFKKHVNALIVKKLQKVKNIREERSRFWNRIASGFYDFERREEDSNLLRTIPLKAVQEYFEDKIVNLDHHGELIVHLQGHATANNATSYQNLVSNFIYQKPELDDVEYDQDALNALVQEVSKKKVDSDDFVDSLINHHTFKSIVPKFSFSSELKRYLRDEIAKNYAKIPYDDQNIFIRQVGEWKSSIPLTAAPSAKIMDCYLDKSNALDSKF
- a CDS encoding uncharacterized protein (SECRETED:SignalP(1-22)), giving the protein MKSTTFVLSAALLTSYIAPALADTPPACVLACAEKVVKNSSTCPTLNEVECVSDKEYSKFQSCLSSICPSSVASDAESYFKSLASSYGASASGSASSSASASSSESSSASASASASGSSSSASETASSAAGASSSSDVSASYIESNGTETLTSTTCPESTTTAVATSSVALTSATSSEAAAATTEATTEATTSAVPTVSAANIAPAANVASGAAVAAIAAAVFALM